One genomic segment of Culturomica massiliensis includes these proteins:
- a CDS encoding DUF4465 domain-containing protein produces the protein MKRNLRFLAGAFLLTATALFTGCNSDDDFLMNPQTDSVTPETRANFNDDGTTTITFDDFDETFMAVSPKAENYYTLYGYTAENQIREIYDPDFVFVSDMNTVTNSYGAYTEFSSGAIALSKYNYRSDSAAGKTSGTNWWYTWENQCSVYNTASTDGANTGAGHSGSNFAVVYGYSDFGNTEWMAKPEFYFDSPRKFKGLWYCNTAYTYGVIINGNQFGTSGVATPLSNLKDSDGNNIGYFQVNIECYDVDGNLITTVSKLLADYRYDKPTVSPVTTWTYWDINVADVQSVKFNFEGSDVDPIYGLNTPAYLCIDDVTIE, from the coding sequence ATGAAAAGAAATTTACGCTTTCTGGCGGGAGCTTTCCTGTTGACGGCAACCGCCCTGTTCACCGGCTGTAATTCAGACGATGACTTTTTGATGAATCCTCAAACTGATTCAGTAACTCCCGAAACCCGAGCCAACTTTAATGATGATGGCACTACAACCATTACATTCGATGACTTCGATGAAACATTCATGGCGGTTTCGCCTAAAGCAGAGAACTACTACACGCTTTATGGATATACTGCAGAGAACCAAATCAGGGAAATATACGATCCCGATTTTGTGTTTGTCTCCGACATGAATACTGTAACCAATTCTTATGGAGCGTATACTGAATTTTCCAGTGGTGCCATTGCGTTGTCGAAATACAATTATCGTTCTGATTCTGCTGCCGGCAAGACTTCTGGAACTAATTGGTGGTATACTTGGGAGAATCAATGTAGTGTCTATAATACAGCATCCACAGATGGGGCCAATACAGGGGCAGGTCACAGCGGTTCCAATTTTGCTGTTGTATACGGCTACTCTGATTTCGGAAATACGGAGTGGATGGCCAAACCTGAATTCTATTTTGACTCCCCTCGCAAATTCAAGGGTTTATGGTATTGTAACACAGCATATACCTATGGTGTGATTATAAATGGTAATCAGTTCGGAACATCGGGTGTTGCAACACCGTTGAGTAATCTGAAAGATTCTGACGGCAACAATATAGGATATTTCCAAGTCAACATCGAATGTTATGACGTAGATGGAAATTTGATCACCACTGTATCGAAATTGTTGGCCGACTACCGATATGATAAACCAACAGTGTCCCCCGTAACTACATGGACATATTGGGATATTAATGTAGCGGATGTGCAAAGTGTAAAATTCAATTTTGAAGGATCTGATGTCGATCCTATATATGGACTCAATACTCCGGCGTATCTTTGTATAGACGACGTTACAATAGAATAA